The following are encoded together in the Mesoterricola sediminis genome:
- a CDS encoding xanthine dehydrogenase family protein molybdopterin-binding subunit, giving the protein MIGASTIRKEGRAKVLGTAKYTDDLDLPGALHGVTVRTRCARGVLRGFTFLDGVPWDEITVATAADIPGRNIVASIHDDQPFLVEVGGTISHPEQAVVLLAHPDRQVAEKARGLVRLEVDELPAVLDIPASLACDPVIHGERNVLKEILITKGDADAAMARAARVFEGEYRTGAQEQLYLEPNAMIGTVEEGPAGREVTVSGSLQCPYYVHDALIQLFGLPAERVRVVALEMGGGFGGKEDFPSVIAGHAALLALKAGRPVKIAYDREEDMAATTKRHPSRTRVRTGFDAEGRLVAMDIDFVLDGGAFTTLSPVVLSRGAIHACGPYRCGDVRVLARAVATNTPPCGAFRGFGAPQSLFAIERHMDHCAREMGLDPVDLRRLNFLRKGDTMATGQVIKDDLDLAGLMDRAMEEIAFRDLQKAYRVRNAWDDPIKRGVGLSVFMHGCGFTGSGEAHMASVAGVEGREDGTVAVLAASTEMGQGKNTVFCQIVAETLGLPVDLVEMAEVDTRFVPNSGPTVASRSTMVVGKILEDAARGLRLALLQGGFLAEPYTPAQFRAAVAAARAKLGSLKAYGQFKANPEAAWDDKTYRGDAYPNYSWACYAAAVAVDLTTFEVKVEDFAAVQEVGRVVNPTLATGQIQGGVAQGIGWALWEDVTFREGRMVNNQLTNYIIPTAADLPHIRVAFLEAGNPFGPGGAKGIGELPMDGPAPAIANALREALGDLRLDEVPMTPERILQRLEEARHA; this is encoded by the coding sequence GTGATCGGCGCTTCCACCATCCGCAAGGAGGGCCGGGCCAAGGTGCTTGGAACGGCCAAGTATACGGACGATCTCGACCTGCCCGGCGCGCTCCACGGCGTGACGGTCCGGACCCGGTGCGCGCGGGGCGTGCTCCGCGGCTTCACCTTCCTGGACGGCGTGCCCTGGGACGAGATCACGGTGGCCACCGCGGCCGACATCCCCGGCCGGAACATCGTGGCGTCCATCCACGACGATCAGCCCTTCCTGGTGGAGGTGGGCGGCACGATCTCCCATCCCGAGCAGGCCGTGGTCCTCCTGGCCCACCCGGACCGCCAGGTGGCCGAGAAGGCCCGGGGCCTCGTCCGCCTCGAGGTGGATGAATTGCCCGCGGTCCTGGACATCCCCGCCAGCCTCGCCTGCGACCCCGTGATCCACGGGGAGCGCAATGTCCTCAAGGAGATCCTCATCACCAAGGGGGATGCGGACGCCGCCATGGCGCGCGCGGCCCGGGTCTTCGAGGGCGAGTACCGCACCGGCGCCCAGGAGCAGCTCTACCTGGAGCCCAACGCCATGATCGGCACGGTGGAGGAGGGCCCTGCGGGACGCGAGGTGACGGTCTCCGGCTCCCTGCAGTGCCCCTACTACGTCCACGACGCCCTCATCCAGCTCTTCGGCCTGCCCGCGGAGCGGGTCCGGGTCGTCGCCCTGGAGATGGGCGGCGGCTTCGGCGGCAAGGAGGACTTCCCCTCCGTGATCGCGGGCCACGCGGCCCTGCTGGCCCTGAAGGCCGGGCGCCCCGTCAAGATCGCCTACGACCGCGAGGAGGACATGGCCGCCACCACGAAGCGGCACCCCTCCCGCACCCGCGTGCGCACCGGCTTCGACGCCGAGGGGCGGCTCGTGGCCATGGACATCGACTTCGTGCTGGACGGCGGCGCCTTCACCACCCTCTCGCCCGTGGTGCTGAGCCGCGGGGCGATCCACGCCTGCGGGCCCTACCGGTGCGGCGACGTCCGGGTCCTGGCCCGGGCCGTCGCGACGAACACGCCGCCCTGCGGCGCCTTCCGCGGCTTCGGCGCCCCCCAGAGCCTCTTCGCCATCGAGCGGCACATGGACCACTGCGCCCGCGAGATGGGCCTGGATCCCGTGGACCTCCGCCGGCTCAACTTCCTGCGCAAGGGCGACACCATGGCCACCGGCCAGGTCATCAAGGACGACCTGGACCTGGCGGGCCTGATGGACCGCGCCATGGAGGAGATCGCCTTCAGGGACCTCCAGAAGGCCTACCGGGTGCGCAACGCCTGGGACGACCCCATCAAGCGGGGCGTCGGGCTCTCCGTCTTCATGCACGGGTGCGGCTTCACCGGCAGCGGCGAGGCCCACATGGCCTCCGTCGCCGGCGTCGAGGGCCGGGAGGACGGCACCGTCGCCGTGCTCGCGGCCTCCACCGAAATGGGCCAGGGCAAGAACACCGTGTTCTGCCAGATCGTCGCCGAGACCCTCGGGCTGCCGGTGGACCTGGTGGAGATGGCCGAGGTGGACACCCGCTTCGTGCCCAACAGCGGCCCCACCGTGGCCTCCCGCAGCACGATGGTGGTCGGGAAGATCCTCGAGGACGCCGCCCGGGGCCTCCGCCTGGCCCTCCTCCAGGGCGGGTTCCTGGCCGAGCCCTACACCCCCGCCCAGTTCAGGGCGGCGGTCGCCGCCGCCCGCGCGAAGCTGGGTTCCCTCAAGGCCTACGGCCAGTTCAAGGCGAATCCCGAGGCCGCCTGGGACGACAAGACCTACCGCGGCGACGCCTACCCCAACTACTCCTGGGCCTGCTACGCGGCCGCCGTGGCCGTGGACCTCACCACCTTCGAGGTGAAGGTGGAGGACTTCGCCGCCGTCCAGGAGGTGGGGCGGGTGGTCAATCCCACCCTCGCCACCGGCCAGATCCAGGGCGGCGTCGCCCAGGGCATCGGCTGGGCCCTGTGGGAGGACGTGACCTTCCGGGAGGGCCGGATGGTCAACAACCAGCTCACCAACTACATCATCCCCACCGCCGCCGACCTGCCCCACATCCGCGTGGCCTTCCTGGAGGCGGGCAACCCCTTCGGGCCCGGCGGCGCCAAGGGCATCGGGGAACTCCCCATGGACGGCCCCGCCCCGGCGATCGCCAACGCCCTGCGGGAGGCCCTGGGGGACCTGCGGCTCGACGAGGTGCCCATGACGCCCGAACGGATTCTTCAGCGCCTGGAGGAGGCCCGCCATGCCTGA
- a CDS encoding (2Fe-2S)-binding protein — protein MPETFRLDFTVNGQARSLDTHPMARLLDVLREGLGLTGTKEGCGEGECGACSVLLDGRVVNSCLIPAVQAQGAEVVTVEGLAAGGGLSPMQDAFLAHNAAQCGFCTPGMLIAAEDLVRRCPAPDKEQVREGLAGNLCRCTGYSKIVDAVQAVARKEGQP, from the coding sequence ATGCCTGAGACCTTCCGACTCGATTTCACCGTCAACGGCCAGGCCCGCAGCCTGGACACGCACCCCATGGCCCGCCTCCTGGACGTGCTCCGGGAGGGCCTCGGCCTCACCGGCACCAAGGAGGGCTGCGGGGAAGGGGAGTGCGGCGCCTGTTCCGTCCTGCTGGACGGCCGCGTCGTGAACAGCTGCCTCATCCCGGCCGTCCAGGCCCAGGGCGCCGAGGTGGTCACGGTGGAGGGCCTCGCCGCCGGCGGCGGGCTCTCGCCCATGCAGGACGCCTTCCTGGCCCACAACGCGGCCCAGTGCGGCTTCTGCACCCCCGGCATGCTCATCGCCGCCGAGGACCTCGTCCGGCGCTGCCCGGCCCCCGACAAGGAGCAGGTGCGGGAGGGACTGGCCGGCAACCTCTGCCGCTGCACCGGCTATTCCAAGATCGTGGACGCGGTCCAGGCCGTCGCCCGGAAGGAGGGCCAGCCGTGA
- a CDS encoding lipase family protein encodes MNVIRRCLAPAVLFAALALAPLRAQDPPTLLPTGSGDPLWWDTFISCVDALERFTGPRLPEWVVRTAPLSYRSRRPLYDREGHPLPDGAGGQATEPCHQSGRYFLPPAWRVGRGAALPLVIYNHATTLAKDQVPSTFQGHEWIFGAAAAAYYGFAVVMPDQPGMGGDAVATHPYLHARSLGHAVVDAIGAARDALATDPYARTHGYAWDGRVFLIGYSEGGFASLAAAKELEARKAEFGGEADFLLAGTACLAAPVDLPGAVRRMVLEPSRPFSHPFFLPYLVIAWHEVYGPVMDPLEVLAPRLLESRTDGNILQWMDGTRGGDAADMRIAQRMGAAPCQVVLRTLLSPAWVARNLEEPGYATSPFRAVLEENDVSGGWAPTRPLFFGQSLDDQEVPPAIAQRALDRFSEAIRAEGRDPDRLLSFKAVAAEGSGVDHVKGTILALPAAFDWIHRGGPPVGRPPTARR; translated from the coding sequence GTGAATGTCATCCGCCGCTGCCTGGCCCCGGCCGTCCTGTTCGCCGCCCTGGCCCTCGCCCCCCTGCGCGCCCAGGATCCCCCCACCCTCCTCCCCACCGGAAGCGGCGACCCCCTCTGGTGGGACACGTTCATCAGCTGCGTGGACGCCCTCGAGCGCTTCACGGGCCCGCGCCTGCCGGAATGGGTGGTGCGCACGGCCCCCCTCTCGTACCGCTCCCGCCGCCCCCTGTACGACCGGGAGGGCCATCCCCTGCCCGATGGCGCGGGTGGCCAGGCCACGGAGCCCTGCCACCAGAGCGGCCGCTACTTCCTGCCTCCCGCCTGGCGAGTGGGCCGCGGGGCCGCCCTGCCCCTGGTGATCTACAACCATGCGACCACGCTGGCCAAGGACCAGGTGCCCTCCACGTTCCAGGGCCACGAATGGATCTTCGGGGCCGCGGCCGCCGCCTACTACGGGTTCGCCGTCGTCATGCCCGACCAGCCGGGCATGGGCGGCGACGCCGTGGCCACCCACCCCTACCTGCACGCCCGGTCCCTGGGGCACGCGGTGGTGGACGCCATCGGGGCCGCGCGGGACGCCCTCGCGACCGACCCCTATGCCCGCACCCACGGCTACGCGTGGGACGGGCGCGTCTTCCTGATCGGCTACTCCGAGGGGGGCTTCGCGAGCCTCGCCGCCGCCAAGGAACTGGAGGCCCGGAAGGCGGAATTCGGCGGAGAAGCGGATTTCCTGCTCGCGGGCACGGCGTGCCTGGCGGCCCCCGTGGACCTGCCGGGGGCGGTGCGCCGGATGGTGCTCGAACCCTCCCGCCCCTTCAGCCATCCGTTCTTCCTGCCCTACCTGGTGATCGCCTGGCACGAGGTCTACGGCCCGGTGATGGATCCCCTGGAGGTGCTCGCCCCGCGTCTCCTGGAATCCCGCACGGACGGCAACATCCTCCAGTGGATGGACGGCACCCGGGGCGGCGACGCGGCCGACATGCGCATCGCCCAGCGCATGGGGGCAGCCCCCTGCCAGGTGGTCCTGCGCACGCTCCTATCCCCCGCCTGGGTGGCCCGCAACCTGGAGGAGCCGGGCTACGCCACCAGCCCCTTCCGGGCCGTCCTGGAGGAGAACGACGTGTCCGGGGGCTGGGCGCCGACCCGGCCCCTCTTCTTCGGCCAGAGCCTGGATGACCAGGAGGTCCCCCCCGCCATCGCCCAGCGGGCCCTCGATCGCTTCAGCGAGGCGATCCGCGCCGAGGGCCGGGACCCCGACCGGCTCCTGTCCTTCAAGGCCGTGGCCGCCGAAGGCTCCGGCGTGGACCATGTGAAAGGCACGATCCTGGCCCTGCCGGCCGCCTTCGACTGGATTCACCGCGGAGGTCCGCCCGTGGGGCGACCGCCTACTGCACGTCGCTGA
- a CDS encoding ABC transporter permease: MWLKFEQRPEPSRAMRYLSPLLAVALMVASGMILFHLLGKSPTEGFKVFFLNPIQDKYGIAELFLKATPLMLCAVGLAVGFRGNIWNIGAEGQLLMGAVAGGGLALHFHGSASPLLLPSMIAAGALGGMVWAAIPAFLKTRFNANEILTSLMLVYIAELLVSWLVHGPWMDPDGFNFPQTRLFHEKAILPIILQGTRLNAALFIAIGALVAGWIFMNRSFAGYQMKVAGQAENAGRYAGFSARRTVWIGMLAGGAMAGIAGVSEVAGPVGQITEHISPGYGFAAMIVAFVGRLEPAGIFLSGLLMALLYMGGEQAQQYLALPYSISKVFQGLLLFFLLCSDVFITHRLRWKK, translated from the coding sequence ATGTGGCTTAAGTTCGAACAGCGTCCCGAACCCTCCCGCGCCATGCGCTACCTGTCCCCGCTGCTGGCGGTGGCCCTGATGGTGGCGTCGGGCATGATCCTCTTCCACCTCCTGGGCAAGAGCCCCACGGAGGGGTTCAAGGTCTTCTTCCTCAACCCCATCCAGGACAAGTATGGCATCGCCGAGCTCTTCCTGAAGGCCACGCCCCTCATGCTCTGCGCGGTGGGCCTGGCGGTGGGCTTCCGCGGGAACATCTGGAACATCGGCGCCGAGGGGCAGCTGCTCATGGGCGCCGTGGCCGGGGGCGGGCTGGCCCTGCATTTCCACGGGAGCGCGAGCCCCCTCCTGCTCCCGTCCATGATCGCGGCGGGCGCCCTGGGCGGCATGGTCTGGGCGGCCATTCCCGCCTTCCTGAAGACCCGCTTCAACGCCAACGAGATCCTCACCAGCCTGATGCTCGTCTACATCGCCGAACTGCTGGTGTCCTGGCTCGTCCACGGCCCCTGGATGGACCCCGACGGTTTCAACTTCCCCCAGACCCGGCTGTTCCACGAGAAGGCGATCCTGCCCATCATCCTCCAGGGGACCCGCCTGAACGCGGCCCTCTTCATCGCCATCGGGGCCCTGGTGGCCGGGTGGATCTTCATGAACCGCAGCTTCGCGGGGTACCAGATGAAGGTGGCCGGGCAGGCGGAGAACGCCGGCCGCTACGCGGGCTTTTCCGCAAGGCGGACGGTGTGGATCGGCATGCTGGCCGGCGGCGCCATGGCCGGCATCGCCGGGGTGAGCGAGGTGGCCGGTCCGGTCGGGCAGATCACGGAGCACATCTCGCCGGGGTACGGATTCGCCGCCATGATCGTCGCCTTCGTGGGACGCCTGGAGCCGGCCGGCATCTTCCTCTCCGGGCTCCTCATGGCCCTGCTCTACATGGGCGGGGAGCAGGCCCAGCAGTACCTGGCCCTCCCCTACTCGATCTCCAAGGTGTTCCAGGGGCTCCTGCTGTTCTTCCTGCTCTGCTCCGACGTGTTCATCACCCACCGCCTCCGCTGGAAGAAATAG
- a CDS encoding BMP family ABC transporter substrate-binding protein, with protein MKARNTVLTVLAASAALAAAPPAQVGFVYVSPVGDAGWTYQHDLGRKEMERALGGQVTTKFIENVPEGADAERVIRQLVTGGAKIVFTTSFGYMNPTEKVSRAFPDRFFFHATGYKTGKNFGIYNARFYEGRYLCGVIAGKMTKSNVAGYVAAFPIPEVMQGINAFTQGMRSVNPKAEVRVIWVNSWFDPGKEREAALTLISQGADMVTHHTDSTAVVQAAEEKHKENKNVYAFSYHSDMAKYGPTAQLTGTTHHWGEFYTRTVKEVLAGTWKGTNVWGGFKEGMIKLAPLNKAVPEDVKKLVLAKEKEIASGKLHPFAGPVVSQDGKERVAKGKHMTDAELGAMDYYVQGVASTLPKK; from the coding sequence ATGAAAGCCCGGAACACCGTCCTCACTGTCCTCGCCGCCTCCGCCGCCCTGGCGGCCGCGCCCCCCGCCCAGGTGGGGTTCGTGTACGTGTCCCCCGTCGGGGACGCGGGCTGGACCTACCAGCACGACCTCGGCCGGAAGGAGATGGAGCGGGCCCTCGGCGGCCAGGTCACCACCAAGTTCATCGAGAACGTGCCGGAAGGGGCCGACGCGGAGCGCGTCATCCGCCAGCTGGTCACCGGCGGCGCCAAGATCGTCTTCACCACGTCCTTCGGCTACATGAACCCCACCGAGAAGGTCTCCCGGGCCTTCCCCGACCGGTTCTTCTTCCACGCCACGGGCTACAAGACCGGCAAGAACTTCGGCATCTACAACGCCCGGTTCTACGAGGGACGCTACCTGTGCGGCGTCATCGCCGGCAAGATGACCAAGTCCAACGTCGCCGGCTACGTCGCGGCCTTCCCCATCCCCGAGGTCATGCAGGGCATCAACGCCTTCACCCAGGGCATGCGCAGCGTCAACCCCAAGGCCGAGGTCCGCGTGATCTGGGTCAACTCCTGGTTCGATCCCGGCAAGGAGCGCGAGGCCGCCCTCACCCTCATCAGCCAGGGCGCCGACATGGTGACCCACCACACCGATTCAACCGCCGTCGTCCAGGCCGCGGAAGAGAAGCACAAGGAGAACAAGAACGTCTACGCCTTCTCCTACCACTCCGACATGGCCAAGTACGGCCCCACCGCCCAGCTCACCGGCACCACCCACCACTGGGGCGAGTTCTACACCCGCACCGTCAAGGAAGTCCTCGCGGGCACCTGGAAGGGCACCAACGTCTGGGGCGGCTTCAAGGAGGGGATGATCAAGCTCGCGCCCCTGAACAAGGCCGTGCCCGAGGACGTCAAGAAGCTGGTGCTCGCCAAGGAGAAGGAGATCGCCTCCGGCAAGCTGCATCCGTTCGCTGGTCCTGTCGTCAGCCAGGACGGCAAGGAGCGGGTGGCCAAGGGCAAGCACATGACGGACGCCGAGCTGGGCGCCATGGATTACTACGTCCAGGGCGTGGCTTCCACCCTGCCGAAGAAGTAA
- a CDS encoding MFS transporter, whose amino-acid sequence MKLRIVALLLAFFAMGFGDLRGSFLGISRDVFQISAAQGALIPFCGALGFALCALPIGLLATRIGKKRVLQAGLLVTAAAHLLPTFVLSRYVHLLAAIFAIGAGMTFLLVAGNPLLRDVTEPARYSRNLTFAQFFKSLGSIAGPYALALLVWMGFSWRAVFPVFAVLSLLIWAMVTWVDLPESAPERPARLRDTLSLLGVPSLLAAFLGIFLFSGSEMGMNNFLASHLWLTFGLDIRKEAITYGQGLFWVSQGVGRLLGTLALTWMSTRTFLLACALTGLAALAGLMLGTKTVVIACVVLCGITFSNIWPCLFSILLERRPDRASEVSGLAVMANVGGALLPLLMGRLTDLLAVRWAFLVPFAAFVYVTGFTLTLRRRA is encoded by the coding sequence ATGAAGCTGCGGATCGTCGCCCTGCTGCTGGCATTTTTCGCGATGGGGTTCGGGGACCTCCGCGGCAGTTTCCTCGGCATCAGCCGGGACGTGTTCCAGATCAGCGCCGCCCAGGGGGCCCTCATCCCCTTCTGCGGCGCCCTGGGCTTCGCCCTGTGCGCCCTCCCCATCGGCCTGCTCGCCACCCGCATCGGCAAGAAGCGGGTCCTCCAGGCGGGCCTGCTCGTCACGGCCGCGGCCCACCTGCTGCCCACCTTCGTCCTCTCCCGGTACGTGCACCTCCTGGCCGCCATCTTCGCCATCGGCGCGGGGATGACCTTCCTGCTCGTCGCGGGGAACCCCCTCCTGCGGGACGTGACCGAGCCCGCCCGCTATTCGCGCAACCTCACCTTCGCCCAGTTCTTCAAGAGCCTGGGTTCCATCGCGGGACCCTACGCCCTGGCCCTCCTCGTGTGGATGGGCTTCTCCTGGCGGGCGGTGTTCCCCGTGTTCGCCGTACTCTCCCTCCTCATCTGGGCGATGGTGACCTGGGTGGACCTGCCCGAATCGGCGCCGGAGCGGCCGGCGAGGCTCCGGGACACCCTGTCCCTCCTGGGCGTGCCCTCGCTCCTGGCCGCCTTCCTGGGCATCTTCCTGTTCTCAGGCTCCGAGATGGGCATGAACAATTTCCTCGCCAGCCACCTGTGGCTGACCTTCGGCCTGGATATCCGCAAGGAGGCCATCACGTACGGCCAGGGGCTCTTCTGGGTGAGCCAGGGGGTCGGCCGCCTCCTGGGCACCCTGGCCCTCACCTGGATGTCCACCCGCACCTTCCTCCTCGCCTGCGCCCTCACGGGCCTCGCCGCCCTTGCGGGGCTCATGCTGGGCACGAAGACCGTGGTGATCGCCTGCGTCGTCCTCTGCGGCATCACCTTCTCCAACATCTGGCCCTGCCTCTTCAGCATCCTCCTGGAGCGCCGCCCCGACCGGGCCTCCGAGGTCTCGGGCCTGGCGGTGATGGCCAACGTGGGCGGGGCCCTGCTGCCCCTGCTCATGGGCCGCCTCACGGACCTGCTGGCCGTGCGGTGGGCCTTCCTCGTCCCCTTCGCGGCCTTCGTGTACGTGACCGGGTTCACCCTGACCCTGCGGAGGCGCGCCTGA
- a CDS encoding ABC transporter permease gives MQPSLLSSILFATVVAGTPLVITALGELVTEKSGVLNLGAEGIMSMGAVAAFAVTLHTGSPLLGVLAGLGAGMAMSLIFAVASLTFMANQVASGLALSIFGVGLSAFIGKPYESQALPSRATWDIPLLHRIPVLGHAFFEHQALVYFSWILLAAVAWFLYRSRTGLVLRAVGEAPAAAHAVGYKVVRIRYMAVLFGGAMAGIGGAFLSVFYTPLWVEGMVAGRGWISLALVVFATWRPARVLVGAYLFGGAMITQMFVQGSGMHLSVPSQFLSALPYAATIIVLVLISHNRATIRLNSPASLGQPFSPEA, from the coding sequence ATGCAACCGAGCCTCCTCTCCTCCATCCTCTTCGCCACCGTGGTGGCGGGAACCCCCCTGGTCATCACGGCCCTGGGCGAGCTCGTCACCGAGAAGTCCGGGGTCCTCAACCTGGGCGCCGAAGGCATCATGAGCATGGGCGCCGTGGCCGCCTTCGCGGTCACCCTGCACACCGGCAGCCCCCTCCTCGGGGTCCTGGCGGGCCTGGGCGCCGGCATGGCCATGTCCCTGATCTTCGCCGTGGCCTCCCTCACCTTCATGGCCAACCAGGTGGCCTCGGGCCTGGCCCTCTCCATCTTCGGGGTGGGCCTGTCGGCCTTCATCGGCAAGCCGTACGAGTCCCAGGCCCTGCCCAGCCGCGCCACCTGGGACATCCCGCTCCTGCACCGGATTCCCGTGCTCGGCCACGCGTTCTTCGAGCACCAGGCCCTCGTCTACTTCTCCTGGATCCTGCTGGCCGCCGTGGCCTGGTTCCTGTACCGGAGCCGGACGGGCCTCGTGCTCCGGGCCGTGGGCGAGGCGCCGGCCGCGGCCCACGCGGTGGGCTACAAGGTGGTGCGCATCCGCTACATGGCGGTGCTCTTCGGCGGCGCCATGGCCGGGATCGGGGGCGCGTTCCTCTCCGTCTTCTACACCCCCCTCTGGGTGGAGGGCATGGTGGCCGGCCGCGGCTGGATCTCCCTCGCCCTCGTCGTGTTCGCCACCTGGCGCCCGGCCCGGGTCCTGGTGGGGGCCTACCTCTTCGGCGGCGCCATGATCACCCAGATGTTCGTCCAGGGCTCGGGCATGCACCTCAGCGTGCCCTCCCAGTTCCTCTCCGCCCTCCCCTACGCGGCGACGATCATCGTCCTCGTGCTCATCAGCCACAACCGCGCCACCATCCGCCTCAACTCGCCGGCCTCCCTCGGCCAGCCCTTCAGTCCGGAAGCTTGA
- a CDS encoding FAD binding domain-containing protein, protein MRSFLPDFQVRVPATLPEALDLLAAEPGAWTPLAGGTDLMVLFNAGRLQARRFLDLSRLFELRGVQDEPGRLTLGALTTFSELREQRVVHQCFPNLVKSARATGALAIQNRGTLGGNIVNASPAADTPPALLAYGAEVELTSPAGARWIPYADFHQGYKRMDLGPAELLTRIRLPKPEGMGYHFYRKVGTRQAQAISKVCLAAYARLEGRVLADLRIGLGAVAPVPARATGTEALLRGRALDALPFEAARDALQADIAPIDDIRASAHFRRVVAGNVLVQMLKELAAVRA, encoded by the coding sequence GTGAGATCCTTCCTCCCCGACTTCCAGGTGCGGGTGCCCGCCACCCTGCCCGAGGCCCTGGACCTCCTGGCCGCCGAACCCGGCGCCTGGACCCCCCTCGCCGGCGGCACCGACCTCATGGTGCTCTTCAACGCCGGGCGCCTCCAGGCCCGCCGGTTCCTGGACCTGAGCCGCCTCTTCGAACTCCGGGGCGTCCAGGACGAGCCCGGCCGCCTGACCCTGGGCGCCCTCACGACCTTCAGCGAACTGCGGGAGCAGCGGGTCGTCCACCAGTGCTTCCCCAACCTGGTCAAGAGCGCCCGCGCGACGGGCGCCCTGGCCATCCAGAACCGGGGCACCCTGGGCGGCAACATCGTCAACGCCAGCCCCGCCGCCGACACGCCGCCGGCCCTCCTGGCCTACGGGGCCGAGGTGGAACTCACCTCCCCGGCGGGCGCGCGGTGGATCCCCTACGCGGACTTCCACCAGGGCTACAAGCGCATGGACCTGGGACCGGCCGAGCTGCTCACCCGCATCCGCCTCCCCAAGCCCGAGGGCATGGGCTACCACTTCTACCGGAAGGTCGGCACCCGCCAGGCCCAGGCCATCTCCAAGGTCTGCCTGGCCGCCTACGCCCGCCTGGAAGGCCGGGTCCTGGCCGATCTCCGGATCGGGCTGGGCGCCGTCGCCCCGGTGCCCGCCCGGGCTACCGGGACCGAGGCCCTCCTGCGCGGCCGCGCCCTGGACGCCCTCCCCTTCGAGGCCGCCCGGGACGCCCTCCAGGCCGACATCGCCCCCATCGACGATATCCGCGCCAGCGCCCACTTCCGGCGCGTCGTGGCCGGCAACGTCCTCGTCCAGATGCTGAAGGAGCTCGCCGCCGTCCGCGCCTGA